In Lolium rigidum isolate FL_2022 chromosome 3, APGP_CSIRO_Lrig_0.1, whole genome shotgun sequence, the genomic window TGTATGTTATAGTAATTTCTCTAAGCTGAGAGTGAAGTACCTTATGCATGCAAAATATTGAAAAAACAAAACGCCCTAGGCATGCAAAATATTAGAGAACATGAAAAACAGCAGACTTGAATTGCATAGGGGTGTGCACTTTGTTATTACCAGTTTACCACAAAACCATATCATTTTCTTCCCAATACATTACTCTTTTGGTTCAGTAAAGCTGATCCAGTACGTGAATACAAACTACAACCCTACAGCTACAAAGATACACTTGCTATTACCAGTTTATCACAGGACAGCACATTTTATTCCTAACGCATGCATTACTCTTTTGATTCAGTAAAGTTGACCTAGTGCGCAAATATAAATTACAACCCTATGGCTACAAGGCTTGCGCTGATGCGATTAGGTCAGCCATTTGTGCAGTTAATTGGGTCGCTTTACAGGATGAACCACAGACAATTTCACAAAAACTGGATTTACAGCATGCTCATATTTTACATCACACTAACTGTAATGAGAAAGCATTACAAAAAGGAATCGCATGCACAGAATTATACAGTTAGTGTGATAAACTGTAATGACCTAGTGCACTCTTTCATTAACTGCAAAAAATTAATAACTTTTCTAAGAATAGTGAAATATAAACATATGATAAGGCTACGAAATTATACCACAAGAATTGAGATGAATGAGAGGTCCAGCGTCACCAAGTCAACCAGTTGTGGTAGCTTATCAAGATGTCTTAAATTTGTACGTTCAATTACTGAAACATGTTCATGCACACGAATTTTTTCAGCCACCTGAAATAAAGTAGAACACATCAAGATTTAAATAGTTATGCTGCTCCTCCAACAGGTAGCAACCACGTTCACCTGACAAACAAAGAAGAGGAACATAGTAGCTAGATTAAAAGTGAACATCCCAGTGAGTAACCGCAACCTGTCCATAACCAACATCGACACCGTACACATGTGATGCCCCATGCTGAAGTAAACAGTCCGTAAAACCACCTGTAGACAGCCCTGAATCAAGGGCTACCTTTCCATCACAGTCAACTCCAAATTCTTTGATTGCTGCCTCAAGCTTATGCCCAGCTCTGAATTAGGTCACAACAAATGATACGATTATAAATTTGGTGAAACAGAGTTGCTTTAACTTTTAAAGCATAATGAGCCAAAATACAAAGCTAATTATTTAGAGCATCACCTACATACATATTTTGGGATTTCAGCCTTGATTTCTATGACTGACTTGTCAGATACTTGTGTTCCAGCTTTGTTGACAACCCTGCCGTTCACATGGACTTTACCTATAAAATTCAAAAAGTTGAATAATGGAGGATAATTTACAAGATATGGCTGTACAAATAAATATATAAGGTTCAAAGGTCACAGTGACAAATGGTAAGTGTGTAAGTAATTCCAAATATTACTTGCACAAGTGAAATGTGGCAGTAGCATGAGAGCGGCATACTTCAGTAGCGAAGTGCAAATGCCCCAATTTCAAATTTCACCCAACCAATTCCACCCAACCAACCAATTTCACCCAACCAATTCCACAGAACATATCTTAAGCATTTAGCGCAGATGAAAACGCTGAACTCATGCATTGTCAGATACCACATACGCATTGTTCGCAAGAGAAGTAACAGGAAGCCGGGAGCTGCATGTGTTCATGCGGCATAGCTTGCTAACACTTTGTCCAGAAGGCTGGAGAAGAAAAAACCTTCAACGTCCCAGAGCAAAAGAGGAATATTGCCTTGCTTAATTAGTGTGAACAGCTCTTCATGAGCAAATGTTGCCTTGCTTGAATCAGTGAGAACAGCTCTTCATGAGAAAATGTGTGCTCGAGAAGGAGATGGCTTCCATCATTCCACCTTACAGACACAGGAAAAAATGGTATTACTGGCTGGGGCCACTGAGCCAATGTTGCCCTGGCCGTGGTTCAACTAGTTGGTCAACATGTACATGGGACTACTCATCCAGATCAACCCCCTCAGTGATCTGGACCAACTCTGTCAGATAGGAAGGGTCAACGAATACCAAGAAACAATTTCTTGCATTTCTCTGCCGCACAAAGCACTTTCTCACTGAGCAGCAGGCGCAATTGTTCACTGCCAGCCTCCTGAATTCAGTGAAAATCAATATGACCTTCGTTTCAGAAGAGCGCCTTTTCTTACAATGTTTGCTAATCTAATTTTATCAATATATGAGCAAGAGTAGACATTCTCATGGGCTGAGTTCATTGTTCCTAAATTTGGATTATCATGAAGCTAATAGCACTCCCATATATTTTGGCCTATTTGGCATGAACCGAGCTAGCCTTTTCAAGTCTAGGTTTTGTAAAGTACCCAATCAAATAATGCAAGTGTGCAGGTTATGGATTACCATGTAGGAAGGAAGAACTAACCCTGAATGATCCATGACTGGATGTATGTTCTGCTGTATTGTTGAAACCTCTCAAGGCACACTTCATCCAATCgctttttcctgagttagaagAACAAAAACAATATTAGTCGGAAAAGAATCTAAGAGATTGAGAGCAATCATCATGTCAACACCAAAATTTTGTCCCTCCTATAACTGAACTGTGATAAGTGCCACTTCAATAAGAAACGAAAGCGAAGTTGCCAGGTTCAAACAGACTAATAGATTACGCAAGAACTACCTAGAGGCTGAAACTGGTTTATCTTATCATATTACTACACAAACACCTTGGAATCTAGCATCTAGATGCTGCCGCCATGACATGCTTATTGATGTTCCAAATGCCCTGCTAGCACAATCATCCTAGAACAAATACACATACATGGAAGGGTTCAGAACTTTACTTCTTGGGGGGCTGAATCTTTTGGGGTTTCACCGCCGCGAGCGCCCGGGCCGGAGTGCAGCAGGTCGGCCGGACTCCAACCAGCCTAACTGTGGAAGAAACATTTCTAACAACTGAATAATTTTATGGGCACAAACAAATTCAGGAACGGAGAAAACGAATGGGGAGACAACTTTTACTCTCATTTTCGCAAGAGCTGCAGGAAGAGTTGGAAGAAGGTAGTAACAAAGGATTGCGGCGGCGAAGCCTTGGTCTTTGCTTGCTgaaaaagagaagagaagaagagaTAGGATGGGGCATCTCACGCTGGTGGAATCGTAGCCTGCAGGCCATCATCGCCACCCTCTTCCACTTCTTGCTCTCTCTACCCTCGCCGATAAACCCTAATCTCAGTTTCCGCGACCGCGCCGGCGAATGGGACTGATAGAGGCTCAAGTGGCACGCCGCCAGGAGTCCAGGTCCAAGCGTTGGAGAGGGGGATAGGGTTTGCTCCTGACATTCGGGGCCCGCATTTCAGTGGCACGACGAAGCGCAGCGTATCACCAATGCACGCATCTGCCGTGTCACCAATGCACGTGTGCACCCGGCACGCTTCTATTCACGGCAGGCACGTCGGCACCGGCGAGcgccggagcatggccggcggcggctgaAGTCAACACTGAACAGACTGAAGTGCAGCCAGCCAGCAGGATGGTGGATACAGGACAGATGTGAACATTGAACAGACTGAACCACGTGAAGGTTTAACTCGCAAGAATTCATCTGACTATCAATCTAGCAGATTCAAGTAGACATCAGCAGTTCACAGCAACACTAACCAGCTATGACAAAGCTGTAGCTCAGAGACTGAGAGCTCCAGATTAATGTTTCTGGATGCACAGTTATTCAGAAGAAGTATATGGAAGGACAGCGAGCAGCTGCTGTTATAGTCATGTTGCTCTGAAATCTGAATTGTCCAATTGATCCAGGAGTGATTTGATTATTCcagaaacaaattcattcatctgcCAACATAATTTACATGTACCACTGAAAAACATAAAGAAAAACTAATCTCTGGAATAAGTACAAATTCATTCA contains:
- the LOC124703644 gene encoding hemolysin A; amino-acid sequence: MMACRLRFHQLRLVGVRPTCCTPARALAAVKPQKIQPPKKKKRLDEVCLERFQQYSRTYIQSWIIQGKVHVNGRVVNKAGTQVSDKSVIEIKAEIPKYVCRAGHKLEAAIKEFGVDCDGKVALDSGLSTGGFTDCLLQHGASHVYGVDVGYGQVAEKIRVHEHVSVIERTNLRHLDKLPQLVDLVTLDLSFISILVVMPAVVKVMKTDSTLITLIKPQFEARRSQVGKGGIVRDPLVHKEVLDRIISGIEKFGFRNEGWIESPLKGAEGNIEFLACFERISMPEAGAEAEAVTQADAQMEAEAVTQADAQTEAEAVTTQAEADAEKK